TAACGTGTTTTTCACATACAGCCCACAGGCGCGCGACTTTTAGCCATTTCCTTTTGCCAGAAAAGAATGTTAGAACTTATATTTCCTGCTATCGCAACTGGGTGCGAATGTATACAGTGCAGGCAGAAACTTGACTGCATCTCCTTGGAGTTGAAACAGCTCTTAACAGCCTAAAATAATAACATTATAGAGCTCAACTAGCGTTTACCACAACCAATTCAAGGTCGAATAGGTGAGAGGCGAGTGCGGTGGCGCAGTGGAGCAGTCCAGCTTTTAAGCACTCAGAAATGTAGTGACGACTGAATAACTGAGAAATAGGCAAGCTAATGCAAGCTACTTCTACATGCGTTACGCTGCGTCACGTTTTGCAAGCGCTTatacactccaaacagaaaggagtaaaaagagagtaaactgtcctctagagcacacccttttataaaagggtgtgcgctagaatACAGCTTATCCCCTTATTACTCTCATATAGATGAATTCGCGTTTAGAGAATGTAGAGTGCACAATGAGCGTAAGCTCCCCTCACCTCGAATTTGACGTCGCATTTACACGGGATACTCTCGGTGCAGATAGGTCCGACTATATGCAAAGCCGGCTCCTCCTCGGCGGTGTAAATTGTGAAGTACGGGTGACATATGGACCATCGCTGGCGGACGAAAGCGATGGTAGTGCCGGGGGGCGCTTGAACTTCCATTTTCTTGTGAGACGAGCAAAAGGATGTAGAATGAGACAGTGCGTAGTATTACCGATAAGAGTTCGATAAGGAACTGAACACACATTAGTAATTTTATTGTTTTGCACAAGTCGCGGATTTACCAGCTCACTGAAGCTTCGATTCGAATAAAAATGCTCCTTTATGTCACTTTAAAATTTCAAAACATATGATGACTGACTCAAAAACTTTGACGTTTCAGAAGCTGGAGCAGTGACCTCCATATTTTCGAGATCACCTCAGGCTGCATGCCGTATGAAAAACTGGGCGTTGTGGAGAAGTTTTtgttaaaaaaactaaaaaagctCACTACGCGAACCGACAAAAGCTACGTTAAATGGGGAAGAAACACATCTTGACTGTGCTCCAGAAGAGGAAATCAAACAGGTACGCGAGCTGGACTTGCACCGTTATTCTCTGTACACTTTCCCTTGGAATTTTGTACATCAAAGCAAAACTTAGTGGTCCCTGAAGTAGTGAGCTCGCATCGCTGAAACTTAACTCTGCACTTCCTCGCTACGCGAGTAGCAAGCACGAATAATTTTGGCTTAAAATATTCCCTTGCCAGGTCCATATCAAACTGCAGGGTCGGAAATAGGTAGTCCTCAGAGCACTTTTATGAAGAATTATTTGGATGCCCGCTGAGAGTGAAGAAATACGTAATGTTTAGTTGACAGTCATCAAAACCTCTTtgctcgaaaaaaaaatcgaCCGTAGGACACGATGCTATTGGCAACCTCGATCAACATTACCAGTGAGTAGAAACAGGAACCCTTGTCCCTACATACAGCGCGAAAGCTAAGTTGTATTCGACTTCGACCATGTACCAGGACGCTTAACTCAAAGTCATCCCCGAGTCATTTGGGCAAAAAATGTAGCTGCAGCCTTTTCACCTGTGGAATTTAAGTGGGTACATTAAATTACCTGGTATGTTAAGAGTACTTACTCCTTGTATTTCCTTCATGACATACTGAGATAGCACTGAATAGTAGTTTAGGATCTTCCTGCTGAAGATATAGTCTTGTGGTCCAATGCGGAGGTTTGTTTCTGCCCATCGTTTACACGAAGCAGAGAAGTTGTCCTTCTCTGATTCCTTTCCTTTCTGGTGGCCCTACCATCATCCCTGCCCTTTGTCCTCAGCATGGGAACAGCGTCCAGGTGACATCTGATTGGGCGGCGCAAGCGCACTAGTACGACTAGTGCCATCTATTGGGTATCTCCAGGATGTGCAAGGCCCGGGGAGAGAAAAAGCGTAGTATTTACAGCCCAATAGACAGGCGCACGCCGAGAGCCCATGAAAACATCTGTTTGGTCGGCGACTTCACTATCGCATTTGAGCTGCAGGCCTGTCGATTGCCAGCTGCCTGCCAGCTGTCATGGCCAGCCAGCACCCTTGAGCCAGCCTACCGCAGCTAGCTGTCACGCCAAGAGAAGTTCCGTGAGCTCGTCTTCATATTCACAGTCTGCTTTTAGATATCATTTGTATGCCTGCGATTACTTTGAGATCATATGCCTCTGATAACCAGTGACGCAATGATAATAAAGCTCGGCTTAACTACGGAACTGCTTCACGCATAAAagcaaaccaaaaataaaaactgtGCGACTCTAGCTCCAGTTTGTGAAGCTGTTCGTTTGTCTTAGTAGATAAAACTCATATGTGATTTGACGAATGTCATGCGTTAGCCAGTGACAATGATCAACGGATGGTAGTTAAAGTTGCTCTTGTGCGTCATGTGTCGACAGACCACGTAGCCGACAAGACAACAGCTAACCTATAGGCGAAGCTTGAATATTATGGGCTAAAATGGAATATTACACTCTACCTGTaagcagcaaaaccagcagcaATGGACGCATCGAAGGGGCCGCACTATGTGCATGACGACGGTTTTATTGTAGTCTAAAACGTCGATCTCCAGGCACCGTCGCGGGCCACAACAGCACCTAGCACAGCAGCTCGAATCTGTgcgcgcaaaaaaagaaacagcaatgTAGTGTCAAAAAATGCAAGTATTAAGACCAGGTGTGAAAGCAACGACTCTATCTACGCACAATGACCGCGTTCCTAGTCAGTCCTATTATATTTTTCCAGGGTGCTTGCAGCGCACACGGTGCTCCTGGGGCGATAATTTATCTGTTCCAACGACTCATCATTTACGAGCGTACCAAAGTTGTGGTCCTCGACGGCGAAAGTTCAAGTTCGAATCTGGAAGCGTATTCTTAGGGTTAATTTAAAGATCGGGGTCTGGAGGTGTCCAGCTCAGTACGAGTCAACCTCTGCACCTGTGAACGGCccccgtggctcagtggttatgacatcCGCCTGCTGAGCTGTAGGTCGTGAGATCGAATTGCAGCTCCATTTACGACatttcgacggaagcgaaatgaaaaaaataaataaatgtgcagTGCAACAACAGTGCGCGCTAAACAACTCCATGTTGCCGAAATTAAACCACAGCTCCCCACAATGCCGTGTCGTGTTGCAGATAGTCTCAATTATACAGTCTTTCCCTCCGTCGCCGTATTTCTAGCCTGTGTCTATTTCACAAATTTTGTTATTCCCAGCTCGAACAGcagccatacatctgcgcaccgccATCCCACACGTCTCACCGCATTGGTCATCCGCTGAAAGTTTCACGCCAACGGGCCCGTGCGACTATATATTCCAAGTCATTTTTTCTCCGAACAGCAATCGACTGGAACGACTTCCCCATGAAATGCAACCATCACCTGACCATCAACCTTCCTAGAAAAAGTTACATGTCACCTGTCatcttgaaaaaaatgttttgctttctcatgttaaccccaccccttatgtacaACCCTCAACAggaggtctttaaggaaataaaagtgaaaaaattAAATATGGCGTTTCGGGACGACAATTTCTACGTCTATGCTACACTACGACTCTATTTTAGTGGATTGTCGGCATTGGAACGTAATGCTAGGTATTGGCGACAACTCCCACCAATGCACAACACATGCAGTTTCGCTTGCGCGCTGATCCATGCACAGATTCTATTTATCGGTCATCTGATGTTGTGAAAAGTGCTTTATCATACTGGACCAAAGCGAAAAACGAACAGTTGAAACGAAGCGCCTGCACAACGTGCGTTACATTCATCTAGTTAATGGTGCGAAAAAGACAGTGGTAGGAAACTTCCATACACAACATTGTCCAGCAAATACAGACGCGccaatctgcctttttcattttcctgtgctgccacctcgcgtacaacgctggaagctcactggtagggtactgcgcgcccaacccgaccggactgagtgccgctgcggagcatgttttgttggaatctgtcaacgatggcgtgtcctgggcagtaCCTGGAGGATTtatagggttgactgatggcttggtgcgaagtccgaagcaggctgtagtgcccaccgaagagcaaatgcttcagtatctccgattatctggcatgcgatgcgaacaccagctagcaagagccgccgcttcagagatgaaggctgcATTCGGAatataatgttcaatgaaatatctcCGATCAtggaggttggcgttttccgctgtatatgcctgccattcatgaaaggtggatactacatcgtgcacgccgtagtacagaaaacgactggggacaacagttttcacaagcaatcgttgtgctcaagcgctgcagaatagctacacgagctataaaagcacaaacgtactcgcaacaaagcagctctgctagcattacactgtattttcccacaacacaccgctgcataggttaaacaagcatgcgcgtccataaagacgagcgcgagaggcgcacattaatccattccggcgataccacgcagagctcttcatcatggatatgattcgaacacacgcataacgcaccttcttctgcctcttaatacatggcacatacccacacggggggatttgccagggtgtagtggcataaacaaggaaatttccataggagattatgacaaaattttagcaccatgcgtgaatgctctcgtagcttctttttcgttgcccgctccatcgcgcgttgaaagcggctcacagcacttgcccatttggccttcttgcttgagaaagcaaaaagcgtcggaacgaagtctgggtgccgcggtgacattcgaggccttcctgcccatgaataaaacacttcgtgatagactgcacacgcatttaaacacagtacctcgtccgtacctgtcacaaagtgattcccgcacagtcttgacgtgcttgacggtgcccaagggcggcacgatcgtcgagccggcgaactgcttttatccacgcttcgcgtcgaagacagtcccgggaagcgctcggaaagcgaaaaaatccgagtttacttccctttacatattgggtattgctgccgtatgcaacacatttcgtaggtatcgccaaatgcgtcgcgctgaacgcccgacggctgcagcaacgcacccagcataggaagccggtttgtttacacttccacgaccggtctcgagtggagcgcgcgacccttccaatatgtttcgcgacaccgccgccaggggatgggcgcatgcgcagtcgcgtcatgaaaaaggcggattcctcCTATACAGCCGGAGGGAAGCCAACTAGAGCGTCGTATCGTCGTCATGACAACGATATCCTTCATACCCGAGCGGGATTTTAACCACAAGCGTCGAAAAAAAATGTAACTTCGTATGTGGGTCACTTAAAAAATTCAGCTACGACCGCAGCTTTATCACATTTTGTGCGCGTGCTCGAATCATTCAGTTTTAATCATCAGTTCACCTTCAGCAGCCATATCTGCCTAAGTAGTTGAGACCGGAACTAACCGGAGTTTCCTACCCCTGACAACGACGCACAGCAAGCTTCACAACGTCCGCAATCATGGTGACTCTTTACGCCTAAGCACGGCTCAAGCAACTTGGTCGCATGAACGAATGTGGGTGATTTGGTGCATTCTGCGTGCTTAATCCCGGCTTCGCAGAGCATTTTTGTTCATGTTCTAAAACGTCTCGGCAAAGCCAGGCGAGCTATCGCTGAATGCAGTTGTTTTACCGCGGACACAGTGTTACGTCGTGGCGATTGTCATGAAACCGGTCCGCCTGTAGCAAAATTTAAGCTCGTCTTGTTGTTAGAAGGGTATTTTGTAGCGAAACAGGATGAGGCAAAAAATACAATAGGGCAGCGCTACGCTCTTAACAATGCTGTATTTCGCGAAAACGCGCCGTATATGCTTGCCGGGGACGAAACGCTAGCTTGACACCTGGTATACAACTCCATATCCTTCGATAAAGGCGATTTCAATTTTTCGCAGCGTCTCTTGAAAGAAAATGTAGCGAAAATTTTCACTTATTATCTTTTCACTATACGATTTCACTGAACAGATatagaagatttttttttttaatgtcccaGAGCGCACCGTACTGTCTATGGGAGTCACAGACCAGCACAGACTGTTACGAAGCTCACTCACTTTCCTTGATGGTATATATAAGCTGGCCCAAAGAATTCTTGGCTTcgtagacgttgcacgtttcacaACCGAGGaaagctgaaaagaaaaagaaatgtctaTATCAGCAAGGCGCGCATTTTGTAACCATCACTTCTCACGCGCAGAACAGTGATGAGCAGTGTGCGCTACTGCAGTCGCTTTCTGTGACACTAAGCGTGACAGGGCGGAATAGCCTTGCGCTCCTCTGAATTAAGGCTAATGTAACGAACCATATGCGTATAGTCCACGTCTTGCACTCTGGATGGCGTTTTTCTCCAATGATGCTGTGCTCGATGTTTTCTTGTGTGTCGGTCTTGCATCAAATCATACAGCACCTGTTAATACATTAGCTTCAGGTGCAGCAGCAGTTCTACGTATACAGGGGGATTAAAAACAAACTTTTACAGATCTTTCTTTTAATAACTGTGCAAAATACGGTGGTTCGGTCTGATGAGCTGGATtttacagcaaggcggacattatgtacctaAAATTAATCGCTAATCAGGCGATTAATTACTTAAATTTACGTAACAGACTTTTTAATATTTTATCTTAAGGGGCACGGTTATAGCGCGAGACTAACAGCCGCGGACATCGAAGGTGAACGGTATCTTTAAATTTTTAACTGTAATTTTTACTGTATCCACGGCTGCTAAGAGCAGCCTTTGCGAACAGGCTTCAGGCGACAGGGCGTGCTTTTACGCTGTGTGTTGGGGTATTTTAAGGCACTCTTCAGGCAAAAGGTCCATACCGTGAGGACCTGATTcatctcccccctccccccccccccccccatgcctaCCTGCCCCTCCGCATTTTGGAATTGAATTTAGGCCATGAGTACGCAACTATATAGCTTAAAAGCGGACCCTGCGGATCGAGGCCCTTTGATTAAGGCTCTACATTACTATCGAGGCCATTCCAGACATCCATCAATGAAGTGCTAAGTGTTGACACTATATAAACGATaatcaataaaaagaaaaaaaaagattttcgtGGGATTCGCACTGGGCATACCTTCGGTGAGTTCCACTTGCTGTTGCACCACTACTTGTTCGATGAGCGTCAGGTACTCGAGGCCCGGAGGGCAGTTAGTCGTCCCCGGAGCTACCTGGTTCACCGCTCCTGCGGTTTAGAACACCGGCACACGGAGACGGCAACAACACTAAACTTCTTGCGCACCACCCTAAGCCGTGCGCATTTCTCCGACGTTCTCAGAATTTTTTGCGCTCAGTACGATTTCGACCGTTTCTTCTTGTATCTTAGTGACGCACAGCCAACTGTTTCGCATTCTTATGCGTAAATTGAGGGGAAATAACGTGACGCAATACATCCAGCTGAAAAGGGGGACGAGTGTTTGCAACAGGCTCAACGTTACTGTTCGCTAAAGATACCTTAGCAGAAACATTTGTATTCTTTTTTTAGCCGAAAGCGTTTATTCCGGCTCGCAGCTAAGCCAGTTGGTTGGCGTGTTTGGTTGTTGGCAGAAGCACGGTAGAAGTTGGTAGACGGGCGAAATGGGCTGGCTGAGGGAAACGTTTCGTAAGAAAATTCTCATAATCCGTATATTTTCTGTACGAGTAGGACATAACATACAGAATTTGTATGGGGAATGCATAAAACGCATACT
The Amblyomma americanum isolate KBUSLIRL-KWMA chromosome 3, ASM5285725v1, whole genome shotgun sequence genome window above contains:
- the LOC144125461 gene encoding phospholipid scramblase 2-like, with protein sequence MHIVRPLRCVHCCWFCCLQKMEVQAPPGTTIAFVRQRWSICHPYFTIYTAEEEPALHIVGPICTESIPCKCDVKFEVSTMNGVAIGAITKEWGGLVKEYFTDTDTFNLSFPLDLDVRMKAALVASAMLIDYMFFEEAYKRKEDRGPGMAG